The following coding sequences lie in one Ictalurus punctatus breed USDA103 chromosome 16, Coco_2.0, whole genome shotgun sequence genomic window:
- the triap1 gene encoding TP53-regulated inhibitor of apoptosis 1 translates to MNSVGESCTELKREYDQCFNRWFAEKFLKGDRGDDPCTEVFKKYQTCVQKAIKEKNIPIDNVEFMGPNKEKPGS, encoded by the exons ATGAACAGCGTGGGTGAAAGCTGCACTGAGCTGAAGCGAGAATATGACCAGTGTTTTAACCGCTGGTTCGCCGAGAAATTCCTGAAAGGAGACCGCGGTGATGATCCGTGCACCGAAGTGTTCAAGAAATACCAGACCTGTGTCCAG aaagCCATCAAAGAAAAGAACATCCCTATCGACAACGTGGAGTTCATGGGTCCGAACAAAGAGAAACCAGGCAGTTGA
- the sgsm1b gene encoding small G protein signaling modulator 1 isoform X1 yields MSFVYIAEAETRQRLLRSVKKEVKQIMEEAVTRKFVHEESSHIISFCAVVEACVLHGLKRRAAGLLRSNKLAALFLKVGKIFTPAEDLCKKVQELEQLIENNSRQNQSQTSQDGIRKQSQNPNLSPQAIKHLWIRTALTEKVLDKIVLYLVENSSKFYEREALLRDPVDGPILASLLVGPCALEYTKAKTANHFWTDPSADELVQRHRIHSGHCRQDSPTKRPALIQKRQSSGSMDDRPSLSARDYVESLHQNSRATLLFGKNNVLVQPRDDMEAIPGYLSLHQTADLMMLKWTPNQLMNGNMAEFDYEKSVYWDYAMTIRLEEIVYLHCHQQVDSGGTVVLVSQDGIQRPPFRFPKGGHLLQFLTCLETGLLPHGQLDPPLWSQRGKGKVFPKLRKRSPHSSCESFSDKDEDEATDYVFRIIYPGSQEFVGPELIDQNMTMWQPAPRKSSCSSCSQNGSTEGGLPNGCNHDRAPLKLLCETMKYQIISRAFYGWLAYCRHLSTVRTHLSALVNPTIIEPDIPYDAKGGLSAEVWKTFLQDSSAYEEAELLRLVYYGGVDPTLRKEVWPFLLGHYHFTMTSDERKEVDEQVRACYEQTMSEWLGCEAIVRQREKEQHAAALAKCASGASVDLRQDSTISTDSSQSCSSEKQNNACSQCDSNSSTQVFGSVDEVDPIESEPKPKDEKPQPKIPNGTLPNCTSSPDSGHPSSRNFSVTSGLSDCSPSTEDASTQENGTKIRLPEPSAASSEVTLDLPTNSSLEGKLKKEPAEQRSMVLGTGKGDLNKSSTGALPPEDETNQPQENEKVENSDAKEVNRTDVVMPMDSQWDSNEKSELNVSETAESTISERSEENTKLSESNEESKQILQSSEAPAEEITKSLEGIRDSEMVVKTQINMEVNDERDKTEKNTALVMQTNKKTPTMCDLPRTLTKESSVEEAKTTHTSPPANDEELTKSEMTSTPHTDLSEKETKLPQPLSESEMTNAPNMELSEKEMMAPQPLSETEVANAPNMEPSENETKLPQPLSETEISNAPDMETLDKETKLPQPLSESEMTNAPNMEPMEKEMKPPQPLFELEMTSAPDMGTLDKETKPPQPLSETEMTSAPDMEPSEKKETRPPQPLSESQMTSAPDMGTLDKETRPPQPLSESEMTSAPDMEPSEKKETRPPQPLSESEMTSAPDMEPMEKEMKPPQPLFESQDIELIMNNPSDADKPDMKTIMNWAYDSNRTKALTKEMNEPLLESCISIMSLSKQSPDTSDDSPSALEMEEIPSALVYMPSEDILANVPVTLGPPLALTMPPEKVAVGMPALELFMEAGQNTSPEATESALSEEEPEMESLFPKPDSLAVGDHKNDVASPVSSIGTTYTQELLDLYTLNLHRIDKDVQRCDRNYWYFTTANLEKLRNIMCSYVWQHLDIGYVQGMCDLLAPLLVIFDDEAMAFSCFTELMKRMNQNFPHGGAMDTHFANMRSLIQILDSELFELMQQNGDYTHFYFCYRWFLLDFKREMVYDDVFSVWETIWAAHTISSGHFVLFIALALVELYRDIILENNMDFTDIIKFFNEMAERHDVPQLLVMARDLVHKVQILIENK; encoded by the exons atgagtTTTGTTTACATTGCAGAGGCGGAGACGCGTCAGCGGTTACTGCGCAGCGTGAAAAAGGAG GTAAAGCAAATTATGGAGGAGGCTGTAACTCGGAAATTTGTACACGAGGAGAGCAGCCACATCATTTCTTTCTGCG CTGTTGTGGAAGCTTGCGTGTTGCACGGGCTGAAGAGGCGTGCTGCCGGATTACTGCGCAGTAACAAGTTGGCAGCACTCTTCCTGAAGGTGGGCAAAATCTTTACACCAGCTGAAGATCTGTGCaagaaggtgcaggagctgGAACAGCTCATCGAAAACAA TTCTAGACAGAACCAATCTCAGACGAGTCAAGATGGTATCCGTAAGCAGTCACAGAATCCCAACCTTTCCCCCCAAGCCATCAAACATCTGTGGATCCGCACGGCGCTGACAGAGAAAGTGCTCGACAAGATTGTTCTATACTTGGTGGAGAACAGCAG TAAATTCTATGAGAGAGAAGCCTTGCTGAGGGATCCTGTGGATGGACCAATCCTTGCGTCGCTACTGG TTGGTCCCTGTGCTCTGGAGTACACTAAAGCAAAGACAGCTAACCACTTTTGGACAGATCCTTCAGCTGATGAACTGGTGCAGAGACACCGTATTCATAGTGGCCATTGCCGCCAGGACTCGCCCACCAAGCGCCCTGCTCTT ATCCAGAAAAGGCAGTCAAGTGGTAGTATGGATGACAGGCCCTCCCTGTCGGCTCGGGACTATGTGGAATCTCTCCATCAGAACTCCAGAGCCACACTACTGTTTGGCAAGAACAACGTTCTAGTCCAGCCA AGAGATGACATGGAAGCGATCCCAGGATACCTATCTCTCCATCAAACAGCAGACCTAATGATGTTGAAGTGGACACCAAACCAGCTGATGAATGGCAACATGGCCGAGTTTGATTATGAAAAAAG TGTGTATTGGGATTACGCAATGACCATTCGTCTAGAGGAAATTGTCTATTTGCATTGCCATCAACAAG TGGACAGTGGCGGCACTGTGGTGTTGGTGAGCCAGGATGGGATCCAGAGGCCTCCATTCCGTTTTCCAAAAGGAGGCCATCTGCTGCAGTTCCTCACGTGTCTGGAGACTGGACTCCTTCCACACGGCCAGCTCGATCCTCCTCTCTGGTCCCAGAGGGGAAAG GGAAAGGTTTTCCCAAAATTACGGAAAAGAAGCCCACACAGCTCTTGCGAGTCATTTTCTGACAAGGATGAGGATGAAGCAACGGATTATGTGTTTCGGATAATATATCCAGGCAGTCAGGAGTTTG TTGGCCCAGAGCTGATAGACCAGAACATGACCATGTGGCAGCCTGCTCCAAGGAAGTCTTCTTGTTCCTCTTGCTCTCAGAATGGTTCTACTGAGGGTGGACTTCCCAATGGGTGCAATCATGACAG GGCTCCGCTGAAGTTACTTTGTGAGACCATGAAGTACCAGATCATTTCTCGTGCCTTCTATGGCT GGCTGGCCTACTGCCGTCACCTGTCCACGGTCCGCACACATCTGTCTGCTCTGGTCAATCCCACTATCATTGAGCCTGACATTCCTTATGATGCCAAAGGAGGGCTGTCTGCAGAGGTGTGGAAGACATTTCTTCAGGATAGTTCT GCTTATGAAGAGGCAGAACTTCTCCGGCTTGTGTACTACGGTGGTGTAGACCCCACCCTAcgtaaggaggtgtggcctttctTGCTAGGCCACTACCACTTCACTATGACTTCTGATGAGAGAAAGGAG GTGGATGAGCAGGTCCGGGCCTGTTATGAGCAAACCATGAGCGAGTGGCTGGGCTGTGAGGCCATAGTGAGGCAGCGTGAGAAGGAGCAACATGCTGCCGCCCTGGCCAAGTGTGCCTCTGGAGCAAGTGTGGATCTACGACAGGACTCCACTATCAGCACTGAT tCATCCCAGAGCTGCAGCTCAGAGAAACAGAACAACGCCTGTTCCCAGTGTGACTCCAACAGTAGCACTCAG GTGTTTGGGTCTGTCGATGAGGTTGACCCAATTGAATCTGAACCTAAACCGAAAGATGAGAAGCCTCAGCCCAAAATTCCAAATGGTACTCTTCCCAACTGCACTAGTTCTCCAGACTCTGGACATCCATCCTCTCGCAACTTCTCTGTCACATCTGGACTCTCGGATTGCTCCCCAAGCACAGAGGATGCTTCAACACAAGAGAATGGAACCAAAATCAGACTACCAGAGCCATCAGCAGCGTCTTCTGAGGTTACTTTGGACCTTCCAACCAACTCTAGCCTTGAAGGCAAGCTCAAAAAAGAACCAGCAGAACAGCGCTCAATGGTTCTGGGCACAGGGAAGGGGGATCTCAACAAATCATCTACAGGAGCTCTCCCTCCAGAAGATGAGACAAACCAACCTCAGGAAAATGAGAAGGTAGAAAATTCAGATGCCAAAGAAGTTAACAGGACTGACGTAGTCATGCCCATGGACTCTCAGTGGGATTCAAATGAAAAATCTGAGTTGAATGTTTCTGAAACAGCAGAAAGCACAATTTCTGAGCGTTCTGAAGAGAATACAAAACTTTCAGAGAGCAATGAGGAAAGCAAGCAAATACTTCAATCATCAGAGGCTCCTGCTGAAGAGATCACTAAATCCTTAGAGGGAATTAGGGACTCAGAAATGGTGGTTAAAACTCAGATAAACATGGAGGTTAATGATGAGAGAgacaaaacagagaaaaatacTGCTTTGgtaatgcaaacaaacaaaaaaacacctacCATGTGTGATCTTCCCAGAACACTGACTAAAGAGAGTTCTGTGGAAGAAGCAAAAACCACACATACAAGCCCACCTGCAAATGATGAAGAACTCACAAAGTCGGAGATGACCAGTACCCCTCACACTGATCTTTcggaaaaagaaacaaagcttCCTCAACCTCTTTCTGAATCGGAGATGACCAATGCCCCTAACATGGAGctttctgaaaaagaaatgatGGCTCCTCAACCTCTTTCTGAAACAGAGGTGGCCAATGCCCCAAACATGGAGCCttctgaaaatgaaacaaagcttCCTCAACCTCTTTCTGAAACAGAGATATCCAATGCCCCTGACATGGAGACTTTGGACAAAGAAACAAAGCTTCCTCAACCTCTTTCTGAATCAGAGATGACCAATGCCCCTAACATGGAGCCTATGGAAAAGGAAATGAAGCCTCCACAACCTCTCTTTGAATTAGAGATGACCAGTGCTCCTGACATGGGGACTTTGGACAAAGAAACAAAGCCTCCTCAACCTCTCTCTGAAACAGAGATGACCAGTGCTCCTGACATGGAGccttctgaaaaaaaagaaacaaggcCTCCTCAACCTCTTTCTGAATCACAGATGACCAGTGCTCCTGACATGGGGACTTTGGACAAAGAAACAAGGCCTCCTCAACCTCTTTCTGAATCAGAGATGACCAGTGCTCCTGACATGGAGccttctgaaaaaaaagaaacaaggcCTCCTCAACCTCTTTCTGAATCAGAGATGACCAGTGCCCCTGACATGGAGCCTATGGAAAAGGAAATGAAGCCTCCTCAACCTCTCTTTGAATCACAAGACATTGAGTTAATAATGAACAATCCATCTGACGCTGACAAACCAGATATGAAAACAATAATGAACTGGGCCTATGATTCCAACAGAACCAAGGCATTAacgaaagaaatgaatgaaccTTTGCTTGAAAGCTGTATTTCCATTATGTCTTTATCAAAACAATCTCCAGATACATCTGATGACTCGCCATCTGCCCTGGAAATGGAGGAAATCCCATCTGCTTTGGTCTATATGCCTTCAGAGGATATCTTGGCCAATGTTCCTGTTACACTGGGTCCTCCTTTGGCTCTGACCATGCCACCAGAAAAGGTTGCAGTAGGTATGCCTGCTCTGGAGCTGTTCATGGAGGCAGGTCAGAACACCAGCCCAGAGGCCACTGAATCGGCCCTGTCTGAGGAAGAGCCAGAGATGGAGAGTCTGTTCCCCAAACCAGACTCTCTAGCTGTAGGAGACCACAAGAATGATGTTGCATCTCCAGTGTCCTCTATTGGAACTACTTACACT CAAGAGCTGCTGGATTTGTACACCCTCAATCTACACCGTATCGACAAAGACGTCCAAAGATGCGATAGAAACTACTGGTATTTTACCACTGCCAACCTGGAGAAGCTACGCAACATCATGTGCAG CTATGTTTGGCAGCATCTAGATATCGGCTACGTGCAGGGAATGTGCGACTTGCTCGCGCCTCTGCTTGTTATTTTTGATGATG agGCCATGGCGTTTAGCTGCTTTACGGAGCTCATGAAAAGAATGAATCAGAACTTTCCTCATGGTGGAGCAATGGACACCCACTTTGCCAACATGCGTTCCCTTATTCAG ATTCTCGACTCGGAGCTTTTTGAGCTGATGCAACAGAATGGAGACTACACCCACTTCTACTTCTGTTACCGATGGTTCCTCTTAGACTTTAAAAGAG AAATGGTGTATGATGACGTGTTCTCTGTTTGGGAGACCATCTGGGCGGCTCATACCATCTCCTCTGGCCATTTTGTGCTGTTTATTGCCTTGGCACTGGTTGAGTTATACAGGGACATCATTTTGGAGAACAACATGGACTTCACTGATATCATCAAGTTCTTCAATG aaatggcTGAGCGGCATGATGTTCCACAGCTTCTGGTGATGGCCCGGGATTTGGTTCACAAGGTCCAGATCCTCATAGAGAACAAGTGA
- the srsf9 gene encoding serine/arginine-rich splicing factor 9 encodes MADGRIYVGNLPMDVQERDIEDLFFKYGKIRDIELKNNRGTIPFAFVRFEDPRDAEDAVYGRNGYGFGDCKLRVEYPRSSGSKFGGSGGGPRGRFGPPSRRSEFRVIVTGLPPTGSWQDLKDHMREAGDVCFADVQRDGEGVVEFLRREDMEYALRRLDGTEFRSHQGETAYIRVLEERGTSWGRSRSRSRSRGRYTPPYQSRGSPPRYRSPPRHMARLSPPSRRPPPQQHSPPPRHYR; translated from the exons atGGCGGACGGGAGGATCTATGTGGGGAACCTTCCCATGGATGTGCAGGAGAGGGACATTGAGGATCTCTTCTTCAAATATGGCAAAATTCGGGATATCGAGCTGAAGAACAACCGCGGCACCATCCCGTTTGCCTTTGTTCGTTTTGAGGACCCACG GGATGCAGAGGACGCTGTCTATGGAAGGAATGGATATGGATTTGGAGACTGTAAGCTGCGTGTGGAATATCCTCGCTCCTCAGGATCCAAATTTGGCGGATCAGGCGGAGGACCAAGGGGAAGGTTTGGACCTCCGTCACGCAGATCTGAGTTCCGGGTTATAGTTACGG GCCTTCCTCCCACTGGAAGTTGGCAAGACCTTAAAGACCACATGAGAGAGGCAGGAGATGTGTGCTTTGCTGATGTGCAGCGCGACGGTGAGGGAGTGGTGGAATTCCTTAGACGGGAAGACATGGAGTATGCGCTGCGTCGACTGGACGGCACGGAGTTCAGATCCCACCAG GGTGAGACGGCCTACATCAGAGTACTGGAGGAGCGTGGCACAAGCTGGGGTCGTTCCCGTTCTCGTTCCAGGTCTCGTGGGCGGTACACTCCTCCATACCAGAGCCGAGGCTCTCCTCCTCGCTACCGCTCCCCTCCACGCCATATGGCTCGTCTCAGCCCTCCCTCGCGAAGACCACCGCCTCAGCAACACAGCCCACCGCCACGCCACTATCGGTAA
- the sgsm1b gene encoding small G protein signaling modulator 1 isoform X2, which yields MGEAETRQRLLRSVKKEVKQIMEEAVTRKFVHEESSHIISFCAVVEACVLHGLKRRAAGLLRSNKLAALFLKVGKIFTPAEDLCKKVQELEQLIENNSRQNQSQTSQDGIRKQSQNPNLSPQAIKHLWIRTALTEKVLDKIVLYLVENSSKFYEREALLRDPVDGPILASLLVGPCALEYTKAKTANHFWTDPSADELVQRHRIHSGHCRQDSPTKRPALIQKRQSSGSMDDRPSLSARDYVESLHQNSRATLLFGKNNVLVQPRDDMEAIPGYLSLHQTADLMMLKWTPNQLMNGNMAEFDYEKSVYWDYAMTIRLEEIVYLHCHQQVDSGGTVVLVSQDGIQRPPFRFPKGGHLLQFLTCLETGLLPHGQLDPPLWSQRGKGKVFPKLRKRSPHSSCESFSDKDEDEATDYVFRIIYPGSQEFVGPELIDQNMTMWQPAPRKSSCSSCSQNGSTEGGLPNGCNHDRAPLKLLCETMKYQIISRAFYGWLAYCRHLSTVRTHLSALVNPTIIEPDIPYDAKGGLSAEVWKTFLQDSSAYEEAELLRLVYYGGVDPTLRKEVWPFLLGHYHFTMTSDERKEVDEQVRACYEQTMSEWLGCEAIVRQREKEQHAAALAKCASGASVDLRQDSTISTDSSQSCSSEKQNNACSQCDSNSSTQVFGSVDEVDPIESEPKPKDEKPQPKIPNGTLPNCTSSPDSGHPSSRNFSVTSGLSDCSPSTEDASTQENGTKIRLPEPSAASSEVTLDLPTNSSLEGKLKKEPAEQRSMVLGTGKGDLNKSSTGALPPEDETNQPQENEKVENSDAKEVNRTDVVMPMDSQWDSNEKSELNVSETAESTISERSEENTKLSESNEESKQILQSSEAPAEEITKSLEGIRDSEMVVKTQINMEVNDERDKTEKNTALVMQTNKKTPTMCDLPRTLTKESSVEEAKTTHTSPPANDEELTKSEMTSTPHTDLSEKETKLPQPLSESEMTNAPNMELSEKEMMAPQPLSETEVANAPNMEPSENETKLPQPLSETEISNAPDMETLDKETKLPQPLSESEMTNAPNMEPMEKEMKPPQPLFELEMTSAPDMGTLDKETKPPQPLSETEMTSAPDMEPSEKKETRPPQPLSESQMTSAPDMGTLDKETRPPQPLSESEMTSAPDMEPSEKKETRPPQPLSESEMTSAPDMEPMEKEMKPPQPLFESQDIELIMNNPSDADKPDMKTIMNWAYDSNRTKALTKEMNEPLLESCISIMSLSKQSPDTSDDSPSALEMEEIPSALVYMPSEDILANVPVTLGPPLALTMPPEKVAVGMPALELFMEAGQNTSPEATESALSEEEPEMESLFPKPDSLAVGDHKNDVASPVSSIGTTYTQELLDLYTLNLHRIDKDVQRCDRNYWYFTTANLEKLRNIMCSYVWQHLDIGYVQGMCDLLAPLLVIFDDEAMAFSCFTELMKRMNQNFPHGGAMDTHFANMRSLIQILDSELFELMQQNGDYTHFYFCYRWFLLDFKREMVYDDVFSVWETIWAAHTISSGHFVLFIALALVELYRDIILENNMDFTDIIKFFNEMAERHDVPQLLVMARDLVHKVQILIENK from the exons ATGGGAG AGGCGGAGACGCGTCAGCGGTTACTGCGCAGCGTGAAAAAGGAG GTAAAGCAAATTATGGAGGAGGCTGTAACTCGGAAATTTGTACACGAGGAGAGCAGCCACATCATTTCTTTCTGCG CTGTTGTGGAAGCTTGCGTGTTGCACGGGCTGAAGAGGCGTGCTGCCGGATTACTGCGCAGTAACAAGTTGGCAGCACTCTTCCTGAAGGTGGGCAAAATCTTTACACCAGCTGAAGATCTGTGCaagaaggtgcaggagctgGAACAGCTCATCGAAAACAA TTCTAGACAGAACCAATCTCAGACGAGTCAAGATGGTATCCGTAAGCAGTCACAGAATCCCAACCTTTCCCCCCAAGCCATCAAACATCTGTGGATCCGCACGGCGCTGACAGAGAAAGTGCTCGACAAGATTGTTCTATACTTGGTGGAGAACAGCAG TAAATTCTATGAGAGAGAAGCCTTGCTGAGGGATCCTGTGGATGGACCAATCCTTGCGTCGCTACTGG TTGGTCCCTGTGCTCTGGAGTACACTAAAGCAAAGACAGCTAACCACTTTTGGACAGATCCTTCAGCTGATGAACTGGTGCAGAGACACCGTATTCATAGTGGCCATTGCCGCCAGGACTCGCCCACCAAGCGCCCTGCTCTT ATCCAGAAAAGGCAGTCAAGTGGTAGTATGGATGACAGGCCCTCCCTGTCGGCTCGGGACTATGTGGAATCTCTCCATCAGAACTCCAGAGCCACACTACTGTTTGGCAAGAACAACGTTCTAGTCCAGCCA AGAGATGACATGGAAGCGATCCCAGGATACCTATCTCTCCATCAAACAGCAGACCTAATGATGTTGAAGTGGACACCAAACCAGCTGATGAATGGCAACATGGCCGAGTTTGATTATGAAAAAAG TGTGTATTGGGATTACGCAATGACCATTCGTCTAGAGGAAATTGTCTATTTGCATTGCCATCAACAAG TGGACAGTGGCGGCACTGTGGTGTTGGTGAGCCAGGATGGGATCCAGAGGCCTCCATTCCGTTTTCCAAAAGGAGGCCATCTGCTGCAGTTCCTCACGTGTCTGGAGACTGGACTCCTTCCACACGGCCAGCTCGATCCTCCTCTCTGGTCCCAGAGGGGAAAG GGAAAGGTTTTCCCAAAATTACGGAAAAGAAGCCCACACAGCTCTTGCGAGTCATTTTCTGACAAGGATGAGGATGAAGCAACGGATTATGTGTTTCGGATAATATATCCAGGCAGTCAGGAGTTTG TTGGCCCAGAGCTGATAGACCAGAACATGACCATGTGGCAGCCTGCTCCAAGGAAGTCTTCTTGTTCCTCTTGCTCTCAGAATGGTTCTACTGAGGGTGGACTTCCCAATGGGTGCAATCATGACAG GGCTCCGCTGAAGTTACTTTGTGAGACCATGAAGTACCAGATCATTTCTCGTGCCTTCTATGGCT GGCTGGCCTACTGCCGTCACCTGTCCACGGTCCGCACACATCTGTCTGCTCTGGTCAATCCCACTATCATTGAGCCTGACATTCCTTATGATGCCAAAGGAGGGCTGTCTGCAGAGGTGTGGAAGACATTTCTTCAGGATAGTTCT GCTTATGAAGAGGCAGAACTTCTCCGGCTTGTGTACTACGGTGGTGTAGACCCCACCCTAcgtaaggaggtgtggcctttctTGCTAGGCCACTACCACTTCACTATGACTTCTGATGAGAGAAAGGAG GTGGATGAGCAGGTCCGGGCCTGTTATGAGCAAACCATGAGCGAGTGGCTGGGCTGTGAGGCCATAGTGAGGCAGCGTGAGAAGGAGCAACATGCTGCCGCCCTGGCCAAGTGTGCCTCTGGAGCAAGTGTGGATCTACGACAGGACTCCACTATCAGCACTGAT tCATCCCAGAGCTGCAGCTCAGAGAAACAGAACAACGCCTGTTCCCAGTGTGACTCCAACAGTAGCACTCAG GTGTTTGGGTCTGTCGATGAGGTTGACCCAATTGAATCTGAACCTAAACCGAAAGATGAGAAGCCTCAGCCCAAAATTCCAAATGGTACTCTTCCCAACTGCACTAGTTCTCCAGACTCTGGACATCCATCCTCTCGCAACTTCTCTGTCACATCTGGACTCTCGGATTGCTCCCCAAGCACAGAGGATGCTTCAACACAAGAGAATGGAACCAAAATCAGACTACCAGAGCCATCAGCAGCGTCTTCTGAGGTTACTTTGGACCTTCCAACCAACTCTAGCCTTGAAGGCAAGCTCAAAAAAGAACCAGCAGAACAGCGCTCAATGGTTCTGGGCACAGGGAAGGGGGATCTCAACAAATCATCTACAGGAGCTCTCCCTCCAGAAGATGAGACAAACCAACCTCAGGAAAATGAGAAGGTAGAAAATTCAGATGCCAAAGAAGTTAACAGGACTGACGTAGTCATGCCCATGGACTCTCAGTGGGATTCAAATGAAAAATCTGAGTTGAATGTTTCTGAAACAGCAGAAAGCACAATTTCTGAGCGTTCTGAAGAGAATACAAAACTTTCAGAGAGCAATGAGGAAAGCAAGCAAATACTTCAATCATCAGAGGCTCCTGCTGAAGAGATCACTAAATCCTTAGAGGGAATTAGGGACTCAGAAATGGTGGTTAAAACTCAGATAAACATGGAGGTTAATGATGAGAGAgacaaaacagagaaaaatacTGCTTTGgtaatgcaaacaaacaaaaaaacacctacCATGTGTGATCTTCCCAGAACACTGACTAAAGAGAGTTCTGTGGAAGAAGCAAAAACCACACATACAAGCCCACCTGCAAATGATGAAGAACTCACAAAGTCGGAGATGACCAGTACCCCTCACACTGATCTTTcggaaaaagaaacaaagcttCCTCAACCTCTTTCTGAATCGGAGATGACCAATGCCCCTAACATGGAGctttctgaaaaagaaatgatGGCTCCTCAACCTCTTTCTGAAACAGAGGTGGCCAATGCCCCAAACATGGAGCCttctgaaaatgaaacaaagcttCCTCAACCTCTTTCTGAAACAGAGATATCCAATGCCCCTGACATGGAGACTTTGGACAAAGAAACAAAGCTTCCTCAACCTCTTTCTGAATCAGAGATGACCAATGCCCCTAACATGGAGCCTATGGAAAAGGAAATGAAGCCTCCACAACCTCTCTTTGAATTAGAGATGACCAGTGCTCCTGACATGGGGACTTTGGACAAAGAAACAAAGCCTCCTCAACCTCTCTCTGAAACAGAGATGACCAGTGCTCCTGACATGGAGccttctgaaaaaaaagaaacaaggcCTCCTCAACCTCTTTCTGAATCACAGATGACCAGTGCTCCTGACATGGGGACTTTGGACAAAGAAACAAGGCCTCCTCAACCTCTTTCTGAATCAGAGATGACCAGTGCTCCTGACATGGAGccttctgaaaaaaaagaaacaaggcCTCCTCAACCTCTTTCTGAATCAGAGATGACCAGTGCCCCTGACATGGAGCCTATGGAAAAGGAAATGAAGCCTCCTCAACCTCTCTTTGAATCACAAGACATTGAGTTAATAATGAACAATCCATCTGACGCTGACAAACCAGATATGAAAACAATAATGAACTGGGCCTATGATTCCAACAGAACCAAGGCATTAacgaaagaaatgaatgaaccTTTGCTTGAAAGCTGTATTTCCATTATGTCTTTATCAAAACAATCTCCAGATACATCTGATGACTCGCCATCTGCCCTGGAAATGGAGGAAATCCCATCTGCTTTGGTCTATATGCCTTCAGAGGATATCTTGGCCAATGTTCCTGTTACACTGGGTCCTCCTTTGGCTCTGACCATGCCACCAGAAAAGGTTGCAGTAGGTATGCCTGCTCTGGAGCTGTTCATGGAGGCAGGTCAGAACACCAGCCCAGAGGCCACTGAATCGGCCCTGTCTGAGGAAGAGCCAGAGATGGAGAGTCTGTTCCCCAAACCAGACTCTCTAGCTGTAGGAGACCACAAGAATGATGTTGCATCTCCAGTGTCCTCTATTGGAACTACTTACACT CAAGAGCTGCTGGATTTGTACACCCTCAATCTACACCGTATCGACAAAGACGTCCAAAGATGCGATAGAAACTACTGGTATTTTACCACTGCCAACCTGGAGAAGCTACGCAACATCATGTGCAG CTATGTTTGGCAGCATCTAGATATCGGCTACGTGCAGGGAATGTGCGACTTGCTCGCGCCTCTGCTTGTTATTTTTGATGATG agGCCATGGCGTTTAGCTGCTTTACGGAGCTCATGAAAAGAATGAATCAGAACTTTCCTCATGGTGGAGCAATGGACACCCACTTTGCCAACATGCGTTCCCTTATTCAG ATTCTCGACTCGGAGCTTTTTGAGCTGATGCAACAGAATGGAGACTACACCCACTTCTACTTCTGTTACCGATGGTTCCTCTTAGACTTTAAAAGAG AAATGGTGTATGATGACGTGTTCTCTGTTTGGGAGACCATCTGGGCGGCTCATACCATCTCCTCTGGCCATTTTGTGCTGTTTATTGCCTTGGCACTGGTTGAGTTATACAGGGACATCATTTTGGAGAACAACATGGACTTCACTGATATCATCAAGTTCTTCAATG aaatggcTGAGCGGCATGATGTTCCACAGCTTCTGGTGATGGCCCGGGATTTGGTTCACAAGGTCCAGATCCTCATAGAGAACAAGTGA